In a single window of the Coffea eugenioides isolate CCC68of chromosome 3, Ceug_1.0, whole genome shotgun sequence genome:
- the LOC113765379 gene encoding uncharacterized protein LOC113765379 translates to MAEAKSATVTDQIDINSIQPVAPADPHVVGIGQFVVEKFHHGKLLFIAVIGGFTWNCEGGKYYALIIQNQDYEGATFIHKALVVEAKGETKLLWHRN, encoded by the exons ATGGCTGAAGCCAAATCTGCTACTGTCACTGATCAG ATCGACATCAACTCAATACAACCAGTGGCGCCGGCTGACCCTCACGTGGTCGGGATCGGACAATTTGTAGTGGAAAAATTTCACCACGGCAAGCTGCTTTTCATCGCCGTGATTGGCGGATTCACTTGGAATTGTGAAGGAGGCAAGTACTACGCACTTATCATTCAAAATCAGGATTATGAGGGCGCCACATTTATCCATAAAGCACTCGTTGTTGAGGCCAAAGGTGAAACGAAACTCCTCTGGCACAGGAATTAA